A single Cryptococcus deuterogattii R265 chromosome 2, complete sequence DNA region contains:
- a CDS encoding vacuolar transporter chaperone 4: MKFGRRIKDSLYAEWADQYIDYSGLKKQIKANLPWNDTAEADFIRALQNQLTKCEAFQRNKSDELMNKIRQLEEEVKGLVEKAGAGYVGTASSDEENDAGDEAATPGDVERNIRDRRDDDAGSDDDDDDEDDQDQDDVNSDLSIDAIEERFRELEEEVAILVADVHDLALFTKLNFTGFIKIVKKHDKLTGFNLKNTFNRQVLEAHPFYRMNYDPLIVKLSKLFDLVRTRGHPIEGDASAGGNQNAFVRSTTKYWVHDENIVPLKLAIMKHLPVLVFNPNKEFSMADSAITSIYYDNEDLELYLGRLEKTEGAEAIRMRWYGDVTGNTIFVERKTHREDWTGEKSVKERFTIKEGKMNDFISGRYTMDDEFDELVKKGKKTQKEVEGMKQLANEIQYAIVTRKLRPVMRTFYNRTAFQLPGNATVRISLDTELTMVREDNFDGVDRTHGNWRRTDLGINHPFDSIPNSEKELFPYGVLEVKLATKVGEEPPQWIRDLINSHLVEAVPKFSKFIHGCASLLPERVDLIPFWLPQMDQDIRKPVSAKSKVVIERPQSTIHSNASLEASALPSPTAKSTTSRASYHEPVSEGEDDEEYLVYKAKNEEEHLRLPSDVAAQARAAREQREKNIRDEAARQVVGINHRENEAESSAAAAGARRNAARQSHSQQPYDASLRIDPLASSDRFDKNLQLLDDKSMKKLQEAAKTRREGGVEEDGEGEDEEEHDGDEEGERVIYVDQFRAPPGKKIAIPVRVEPKVVFAAERTFLKWAHFAILLSAVSIGLLNFIDPTDAVGMVSAGCFTLTSLASILYCGGMYAWRILKMRKREAVNYHDRWGPTALCAALLASVMVNLVLRLREL; the protein is encoded by the exons ATGAAGTTTGGAAGACGTATAAAG GACTCCCTCTACGCAGAGTGGGCAGACCAGTACATTGACTATAGCGGTCTCAAAAAGCAGATCAAGGCCAATCTGCCTTGGAACGATACCGCCGAGGCGGACTTTATCCGAGCACTGCAGAATCAGCTCACGAAATGCGAGGCATTCCAGCGGAACAAGTCTGATGAGCTTATGAACAAGATCCGTCAActcgaagaggaagtcaAGGGTCTCGTCGAAAAGGCTGGGGCGGGATACGTGGGGACAGCGAGttctgatgaagagaatgatgCAGGGGATGAGGCGGCGACGCCTGGTGATGTAGAGAGGAATATCAGGGACCGTCgggatgatgatgcgggcagcgacgatgatgatgatgatgaagatgatcaagatCAAGACGATGTCAACAGTGACTTGTCGATCGATGCGATCGAGGAGAGGTTTAGAGAGctcgaagaggaagtcgCCATCTTGGTGGCTGACGTACATGACTTGGCACTGTTTACAAAACTCAATTTCACAGGGTTTATCAAAATCGTCAAGAAACATGAT AAACTTACCGGGTTCAACCTGAAAAACACGTTTAATCGCCAAGTCCTTGAAGCTCATCCCTTTTACCGTATGAATTACGATCCCCTCATTGTCAAGTTGTCAAAATTGTTTGACCTGGTGCGCACCCGTGGGCATCCTATTGAAGGTGACGCTTCGGCCGGTGGGAACCAAAATGCCTTTGTCAGGAGCACAACCAAGTACTGG GTTCATGACGAGAATATCGTCCCGCTCAAGCTGGCTATCATGAAACATCTACCTGTCCTAG TATTCAACCCGAACAAGGAGTTTTCTATGGCAGATTCAGCCATCACATCCATCTACTATGACAATGAAGATCTTGAGCTTTATCTAGGTCGACTGGAGAAGACTGAAGGTGCAGAGGCTATCCGTATGAGGTGGTACGGTGATGTTACCGGTAATACT ATATTTGTCGAGCGGAAAACCCATCGTGAAGATTGGACAGGAGAGAAATCTGTGAAAGAGCGATTTACTATCAAAGAAGGCAAAATGAACGATTTCATCAGTGGGCGGTACACAATGGACGACGAGTTTGACGAGCTGGTCAAGAAAGGTAAAAAGACAcagaaagaagttgaaggcATGAAACAGCTGGCAAATGAAATCCAGTATGCTATCGTCACCAGAAAGCTAAGGCCTG TCATGAGAACTTTTTACAACCGAACAGCTTTCCAGCTTCCCGGAAACGCCACCGTTCGAATCTCGCTCGATACCGAGCTTACCATGGTTCGGGAAGACAACTTTGATGGCGTCGATCGCACCCATGGCAATTGGCGACGAACGGATTTGGGAATCAACCATCCATTTGACTCTATCCCGAATTCAGAGAAAGAGCTCTTCCCTTATGGTGTTCTCGAAGTCAAATTAGCTACCaaagtgggagaagaaccTCCTCAGTGGATCCGGGATCTGATCAACTCCCACTTGGTAGAGGCAGTCCCTAAATTTTCCAAATTTATCCACGGATGCGCCAGCCTCCTTCCAGAAAGGGTAGATCTCATCCCTTTCTGGCTTCCTCAGATGGACCAAGATATCCGCAAACCCGTCTCTGCCAAATCAAAAGTGGTCATCGAACGGCCTCAGTCCACTATCCACTCCAACGCCAGTCTTGAAGCGTCTGCCCTACCGTCGCCTACCGCGAAAAGTACCACATCTCGAGCCAGCTACCACGAACCCGTCTcggaaggtgaagatgacgaggaatATCTCGTTTACAAGGCCAAaaacgaggaagagcatcTGAGACTGCCTTCAGACGTTGCTGCCCAagcaagagcagcaagAGAGCAacgagagaagaatatAAGAGACGAAGCTGCTCGACAGGTTGTTGGGATTAACCATCGTGAAAATGAAGCCGAGTCATCCGCCGCGGCAGCGGGTGCGCGTCGCAATGCGGCCAGGCAAAGCCACAGTCAGCAACCATATGATGCCTCACTCAGAATTGATCCTCTTGCTTCCAGCGATCGTTTTGACAAGAATCTCCAGCTGCTCGATGACAAGAGTATGAAAAAGCTTCAAGAAGCGGCGAAGACCAGACGAGAAGGTGGGgtagaggaggatggggaaggggaggacgaggaggaacATGATGGCGACGAAGAGGGTGAAAGGGTCATTTACGTGGACCAGTTCAGGGCTCCACCaggaaagaagattgcCATTCCAGTCCGAGTTGAACCAAAGGTCGTGTTTGCTGCTGAGCGAACGTTTTTAAAG TGGGCCCATTTTGCAATCCTGCTCTCGGCAGTGTCTATTGGTCTGCTCAATTTTATCGATCCTACTGATGCCGTCGGTATGGTATCTGCCGGCTGCTTCACATTGACCTCACTTGCATCCATCCTCTACTGCGGAGGAATGTACGCTTGGAGAATCCTTAAAATGCGGAAACGCGAAGCGGTTAATTACCACGATAGGTGGGGTCCCACAGCTCTTTGTGCTGCCTTGTTAGCTAGTGTAATGGTCAATTTGGTGCTAAGGTTACGTGAGCTCTAA
- a CDS encoding homoisocitrate dehydrogenase: protein MANVLKRSALKLGMIPADGIGKEVLPAAQRVIEALGSSIPKTTFVPLVAGWEEFNKNGKALPDDTVSALRECDGAMFGAVSSPSHKVAGYSSPIVALRKHLDLYANVRPVSSVPIPGQPSAKHVDLVIVRENTECLYIKQEEISGEGEDRVALATRKISARASSRIGRMAFEIALRRGQEREAARAAGKDVWWKGEPKVTIVHKSNVLSVTDGLFRETVRAVKEGKGGEKYAGVTLEEQIVDSMVYRMFREPEFFDVCVAPNLYGDIISDGAAALVGSLGLVPSINAGDNFIMGEPVHGSAPDIEGKNIANPIASIRSAALLLSSLGYVEPAAKINAAVNAVLVEGKYLTPDLGGKSSTTEVTEAVLKRL from the exons ATGGCCAACGTCCTTAAACGATCAGCCCTCAAGCTTGGTATGATTCCTGCCGATGGAATCGGCAAGGAGGTCCTGCCT GCTGCTCAACGTGTGATTGAGGCCCTCGGATCGTCTATCCCCAAGACTACCTTTGTTCCTCTTGTCGCCGGTTGGGAAGAGTTCAACAAGAATGGCAAAGCTTTGCCCGATGACACCGTTAG TGCTTTGAGGGAATGTGACGGTGCGATGTTTGGTGCCGtgtcctctccatctcacAAGGTCGCTGGCTACTCTTCTCCGATTGTCGCCCTTCGTAAGCACCTCGACCTCTATGCCAACGTCCGCCCCGTCTCCTCCGTTCCCATCCCCGGTCAACCTTCTGCGAAGCACGTGGACTTGGTCATTGTACGAGAAAACACTGAATGTCTTTACAtcaagcaagaagagatttctggtgaaggcgaagaCAGGGTTGCCCTCGCCACGAGGAAGATTAGCGCCAGAGCGTCCAGCAGGATTGGTCGAATGGCATTTGAAATTGCTCTTAGAAGAGGGCAGGAGAGGGAGGCTGCTCGAGCGGCGGGTAAGGACGTGTGGTGGAAAGGGGAGCCCAAGGTCACTATCGTGCACAAGAGCAACGTGCTTAGCGTCACCGATGGCTTGTTCCGAGAGACTGTTCGGGCTGTcaaggagggcaagggtGGTGAGAAGTACGCCGGGGTGACGCTTGAGGAGCAAATCGTAGATTCTATGGTCTACAGGATGTTCAGGGAGCCCGA ATTCTTTGACGTCTGTGTTGCCCCCAACCTTTACGGCGATATCATTTC TGATGGTGCGGCTGCTCTCGTCGGCTCACTTGGTCTTGTCCCATCTATTAATGCCGGTGACAACTTTATCATGGGCGAGCC CGTTCACGGATCTGCTCCTGATATCGAGGGCAAGAACATCGCCAACCCCATCGCGTCCATCCGTTCTGCTGCTCTCTTATTGTCTTCTCTCGGTTACGTCGAGCCTGCCGCCAAGATCAACGCTGCTGTCAACGCCGTCCTCGTCGAGGGCAAGTACCTCACTCCTGATTTGGGTGGAAAGAGCTCCACTACCGAGGTCACTGAGGCTGTTCTCAAGAGGCTCTAG
- a CDS encoding charged multivesicular body protein 6: protein MGIWQNTLVRLGVAQAGPKITTQDRAILDLKLQRDKLKQYQKRLQVILDREHEIAKEALKAGNKNRALTALRQRKYQEQLLSKTDSQLVTLQELVSTIEFTQIQNTVLHGLEMGSHVLGELQKEMSLERVDRLMDQTREGVQYQREIDEALMSKMSPEEEEAVQEELERLQSEAMPNVPEVSAPVALPDVPVEEPSVPEPVERNGSEVVQEERVAVAA from the exons ATGGGCATCTGGCAGAATACACTCGTCAGATTAGGAGTGGCTCAGGCAGGTCCTAAAATCACAACCCAAGACAGGGCTATTTTGGA CTTGAAATTACAAAGAGACAAGCTGAAACAGTATCAGAAACGG CTGCAAGTGATTCTGGACCGAGAGCATGAGATTGCTAAAGAAGCTCTCAAAGCCGGAAACAAG AACCGTGCTCTGACAGCTCTTCGACAACGCAAATATCAAGAACAATTACTATCAAAGACAGATTCCCAGTTGGTCACTCTGCAAGAACTT GTGAGCACAATAGAATTCACTCAGATTCAGAATACCGTCCTCCATGGGCTTGAGATGGGTTCGCATGTCCTTGGGGAATTACAAAAGGAAATGTCGCTGGAAAGAGTCGACAGGTTGATGGACCAGACACGAGAAGGGGTACAATACCAAAGA GAGATTGACGAGGCACTCATGTCCAAGATGtcaccagaagaagaagaggctgtACAAGAAGAGCTAGAACGGTTGCAAAGCGAGGCTATG CCCAATGTACCAGAAGTCTCGGCGCCGGTGGCATTACCCGACGTGCCAGTCGAGGAGCCTTCAGTTCCCGAACCTGTTGAACGCAATG GGTCTGAAGTGGtgcaggaggagagagtCGCGGTTGCGGCCTAA
- a CDS encoding ATP-dependent protease La, whose protein sequence is MLCMCKLGGRAMLRWVNMDERGSTVATGAGGSFFLPSSFLPVPSYLFLPPATATATATAPCCPSPPSHAPLRAYARLARPSRLPRPTQLARSSLPRPSPSRPAAHYLALAPALSIRCLHSSPPTLKEKRWLNNTPPEDDGEDGQSSKQDDHAEKPLPEAESSKSAEERAKSQSSKPDIKASSSDSVSSPSAPAPGSPGGQSPPGAGGPKEITKPVIPEIYPQVLAIPITHRPLFPGFYKAITVRSPPVIKAIRELQAHGQPYVGAFLLKDSSVDSDVVTDINQVQPVGVFCQITSCFTSQEGEGKPEALTAVLFPHRRIRINELVTSSSVKGNGAVGISAPVEEGSAEGEGEVKSFESEVPGVEEVREELGTVSIDSEQQLPDVQRENQDLEKKEVTQIDFLHSLLPQVSLTNVSNLSVEPYEKDSQVIRAIMSELISVFKEIAQLQPMFREQVTSFAISNTSSQVFDEPDKLADLAAVVSTADVSDLQAVLSSTSIEDRLQRALVLLKKELINAQLQFKIARDVDTKIQKRQREYYLMEQLKGIKKELGMESDGKDKLVEGFKEKASKLAMPEGVRKVFDEELNKLVHLEPAASEFNVTRNYIDWLTQVPWGVHTPENYDISHAIKVLDEDHYGLKDVKDRILEFMAIGKLRGSVEGKILCLVGPPGVGKTSIGKSIAKALGRQFFRFSVGGLTDVAEIKGHRRTYIGAMPGKPIQALKKVATENPLILIDEVDKISKAYNGDPASALLEMLDPEQNKSFLDHYLDVPIDLSRVLFVCTANVLETIPGPLLDRMEVLEVSGYVSAEKMNIAERYLSPQAKTAAGLEDVNIELEPGAIEALIRYYCRESGVRNLKKHIDKIYRKAAFKIVTDLGESGLPEPPTPPAEGQVEAQHPDIKPASELTSNVSPDAEGSGVDSKADVTTVPRKPMKVPAGIHVKITQENLKDYVGPPVYHKDRLYTHSPPAGVSTGLGYLGNGSGAVMPVEINSMPGKGNLQLTGKLGEVIRESAQIAMSWVKANAYLLGITKSEAESTLNDRDVHLHMPEGGIGKEGPSAGTAILTAFVSLFTKTRVDPDTAMTGEISLLGQVLPVGGLKEKILAAHRAGIKKLIVPAGCKPDIDENVPESVKGGIEFVFVDDVRQVLHEAFRGTEVAKRWQETLPMDEEPQRERH, encoded by the exons ATGCTATGTATGTGCAAGTTGGGTGGTCGGGCGATGCTTAGGTGGGTGAATATGGACGAGCGGGGGTCGACGGTGGCGACTGGCGCTGGCGGA tctttcttccttccttcctccttcctacCTGTTCCTTCCTACctgttccttcctcccgccaccgccaccgccaccgccaccgcccCCTGCTGCCCCTCTCCCCCCAGCCATGCTCCTCTCAGAGCGTACGCCCGCCTCGCCCGGCCCTCGCGCCTCCCTCGGCCGACGCAGCTCGCCCGATCATCCCTCCCCCGTCCATCACCCTCTCGGCCCGCTGCCCACTACCTCGCCCTCGCCCCCGCCCTCTCCATCAGATGCCTCCACAGCTCTCCGCCCACTCTCAAGGAAAAGCGGTGGCTCAACAACACCCCGCCTGAGGACGATGGCGAAGACGGCCAGTCTTCCAAGCAGGACGACCATGCCGAGAAGCCACTTCCTGAAGCAGAATCATCCAAATCCGCAGAAGAACGGGCCAAGTCTCAGTCCTCAAAACCGGACATAAAGGCATCATCCAGCGATTCCGTGTCATCCCCGTCTGCCCCTGCGCCTGGATCACCGGGCGGTCAGTCGCCTCCTGGTGCAGGTGGGCCGAAGGAAATCACAAAACCTGTCATTCCCGAGATATACCCCCAAGTCCTCGCCATTCCCATCACTCACCGTCCTCTGTTTCCTGGGTTTTATAAGGCGATCACTGTCCGATCTCCGCCTGTTATCAAAGCAATTCGCGAGCTGCAGGCACATGGTCAGCCATACGTCGGCGCATTCCTGTTAAAGGACTCGTCTGTTGATTCCGATGTCGTGACTGATATCAACCAAGTGCAGCCTGTTGGAGTTTTCTGCCAGATCACGAGCTGCTTCACTTCTCAGGAGGGCGAAGGCAAGCCAGAGGCGTTAACGGCTGTGCTTTTCCCGCATAGGAGGATCAGGATTAATGAACTCGTGACAAGTTCCAGCGTGAAAGGAAATGGGGCCGTTGGCATTAGTGCCCCGGTAGAAGAGGGTTCTGCagagggtgagggtgaagTGAAGAGTTTTGAGTCAGAAGTGCCGggtgttgaagaagtgCGAGAAGAGTTGGGGACTGTTTCCATTGATAGCGAACAGCAACTGCCGGATGTGCAGAGGGAAAATCAAGACttggagaaaaaagaggtgACTCAAATTGATTTCTTGCACTCCTTGCTACCTCAAGTTTCCCTCACAAACGTTAGCAACTTGAGCGTTGAGCCCTACGAAAAAGATTCACAAGTCATCCGGGCGATAATGAGCGAGTTGATTTCTGTCTTCAAGGAGATTGCTCAACTTCAACCCATGTTCCGGGAGCAAG TCACGAGCTTTGCGATCTCAAACACTTCTTCTCAAGTGTTTGACGAGCCTGACAAGTTGGCAGATCTCGCAGCTGTGGTATCCACTGCGGACGTATCTGACCTGCAAGCTGTTCTTTCCTCGACCTCTATCGAAGATCGTCTTCAGCGCGCCCTTGTACTTCTCAAAAAGGAGCTCATCAACGCTCAACTTCAATTTAAGATTGCTCGCGACGTAGACACCAAAATACAAAAAAGACAGAGAGAATATTACTTGATGGAGCAGCTTAAAGGCATCAAAAAAGAGTTGGGTATGGAGAGTGATGGAAAGGACAAGCTCGTGGAAGGGTTCAAGGAGAAAGCAAGCAAGCTAGCTATGCCCGAAGGTGTGCGAAAGGTGTTTGACGAAGAATTGAACAAACTCGTTCATCTCGAACCAGCTGCGAGCGAATTCAA TGTTACTCGAAATTACATCGACTGGCTCACTCAGGTACCTTGGGGTGTACATACTCCTGAGAACTACGATATTTCTCACGCCATCAAAGTGCTCGATGAGGATCATTATGGCCTCAAAGACGTCAAAGACCGAATTCTCGAGTTTATGGCCATAGGAAAGCTTCGTGGATCAGTAGAGGGCAAAATTCTTTGTCTCGTCGGGCCACCCGGTGTGGGTAAAACCAGTATTGGCAAGAGCATAGCAAAGGCTCTTGGTAGGCAGTTCTTTAGGTTTTCCGTCGGTGGCTTGACGGATGTAGCTGAGATCAAGGGGCACAGGCGGACCTATATCGG TGCTATGCCGGGCAAACCTATCCAAGCGCTTAAAAAAGTTGCCACTGAAAATCCTCTCATCTTGATTGATGAAGTCGACAAAATTAGCAAGGCGTACAACGGTGACCCTGCGAGCGCTTTGCTCGAAATGCTTGACCCCGAGCAAAATAAATCCTTTTTAGACCATTACTTGGATGTCCCTATCGATCTTTCTAGGGTTCTCTTTGTCTGCACTGCCAACGTACTGGAAACTATCCCGGGTCCTCTGTTGGACCGAATGGAAGTGTTAGAGGTATCCGGTTATGTTTCagcagagaagatgaacatTGCCGAGCGATATCTGTCGCCTCAAGCTAAAACAGCAGCCGGGTTGGAGGATGTCAATATCGAATTGGAACCGGGGGCGATTGAGGCATTAATCAGGTACTACTGCCGAGAGAGTGGCGTTCGTAATCTGAAGAAGCATATTGACAAA atTTACCGCAAGGCAGCCTTCAAAATTGTAACCGATCTCGGAGAATCAGGTCTTCCTGAACCCCCAACACCGCCTGCCGAGGGTCAAGTCGAGGCTCAACATCCTGATATCAAACCTGCTTCTGAATTAACCTCCAATGTCAGCCCAGATGCCGAGGGTAGTGGAGTGGATTCCAAAGCGGATGTAACGACTGTGCCAAGGAAACCCATGAAAGTGCCTGCTGGCATACATGTCAAGATTACACAGGAGAATTTGAAGGACTATGTCGGGCC ACCTGTATATCATAAGGACAGACTTTACACTCACTCCCCTCCTGCGGGTGTGAGTACTGGTCTGGGGTATCTTGGTAATGGATCTGGCGCAGTCATGCCTGTTGAAATCAAC TCCATGCCCGGTAAAGGAAACCTTCAGTTGACTGGTAAACTTGGAGAAGTAATTAGGGAGTCCGCACAAATCGCCATGTCTTGGGTCAAGGCCAATGCTTATCTCCTGGGCATTACCAAATCAGAAGCTGAATCCACTTTGAACGATCGAGATGTGCACTTGCACATGCCAGAGGGTGGTATCGGAAAGGAGGGTCCATCAGCCGGTACAGCTATCTTGACAGCTTTCGTCTCGTTGTTTACCAAAACACGAGTGGACCCAGATACTGCTATGACGGGTGAGATTAGTTTGCTTGGGCAGGTGTTGCCTGTTGGAGGCCTCAAGGAAAAAATCTTGGCCGCACACCGGGCTGGTATCAAAA AACTTATTGTTCCTGCGGGATGTAAGCCAGACATTGACGAGAACGTCCCAGAGTCCGTCAAGGGCGGAATTGAATTTGTGTTCGTTGACGATGTGCGACAAGTTCTGCATGAAGCATTCCGAGGAACAGAAGTGGCGAAGAGGTGGCAAGAGACGCTTCCaatggatgaagagccGCAAAGAGAAAGGCATTAG